From Panicum hallii strain FIL2 chromosome 2, PHallii_v3.1, whole genome shotgun sequence, a single genomic window includes:
- the LOC112880280 gene encoding 40S ribosomal protein S25-4: protein MAPKKDKAPPPSSKPAKSGGGKQKKKKWSKGKQKEKVNNAVLFDQATYDKLLSEVPKYKQITPSVLSERLRINGSLARRAIKDLMARGLIRMVAVHSSQQIYTRATNT, encoded by the exons atG GCCCCGAAGAAGGACAAggccccgccgccgtcgtccaagCCGGCCAAGTCCGGAGGcgggaagcagaagaagaagaagtggagCAAGGGGAAGCAGAAGGAGAAGGTCAACAACGCGGTGCTCTTCGACCAGGCCACCTACGACAAGCTGCTCTCCGAGGTGCCCAAGTACAAGCAGATCACCCCGTCCGTCCTCTCCGAGCGCCTCAGG ATCAATGGATCCTTGGCACGGAGGGCCATCAAGGACCTGATGGCAAGGGGGCTTATAAGGATGGTCGCTGTTCATTCCAGCCAGCAGATATACACCAGGGCAACCAACACATGA
- the LOC112880279 gene encoding uncharacterized protein At2g27730, mitochondrial: MAARTAARFVQRRLLSSGGKVLSEEEKAAENVYIKKMEQDKLEKLARKGPSSGEQASSTTSSAASDVKAAGGPTESASAGVSTDKNRNYAVLAGTIAALGGLGWYLLSKPKKSEEVVD; encoded by the exons atggcggccaggacggcggcgaggttcgTGCAGCGCAGGCTCCTGTCCTCCGGCGGCAAGGTCCTcagcgaggaggagaaggccgccGAGAACGTCTACATCAAG aaaatggAACAAGACAAGCTGGAGAAGCTCGCACGCAAG GGTCCCAGCTCAGGAGAGCAAGCTTCATCAACCACAAGCTCTGCAGCAAGTGACGTGAAGGCTGCGGGCGGGCCAACAGAGTCAGCATCTGCGGGTGTGTCGACTGACAAGAACAGGAACTACGCTGTCTTGGCAGGCACAATTGCTGCCCTGGGTGGCCTGGGTTGGTATCTCTTGTCAAAGCCTAAGAAGTCGGAGGAGGTTGTGGACTGA